tccaacaaaaaattcaaactactaatttaaggtcagacaatgcaaatgaccctgtagttaacaatataactatcagatcagcaattagaatgttttactccccttagagaaactgaattactttcattaatctcggcatcaaaagcctcaacttgtgtactagatcccttacctacacgtctattcaaacagataatacctgaagtaattgaaccgcttctaaaaataatacattattctcttacgattggctatgtacccaaatcctttaaactagcagttatcaaacccctgattaaaaaacctgaccttgatccctgtcagctgtccaattatcagccaatatcaaacctcccctttatctccaagatccttgaaaaagctgtggcacagcagttatgctcatatttacataggaataacatccatgaaatgtatcagtcaggatttagaccaatcatagcacaaagacagctttggttaaagtagtaaacgacctactgttggcgtctgatcagggctgtgtctcgctgcttgtgttgcttgaccttagtgcagcatttgataccattgatcattccattctcctggatagactagaaaatgttgtgggagttaagggaacggccctctcctggctcaggtcttatttaactgatcgctatcagtatgttgatgtaaatggtgatttttctagacatactgaggtaaagtttggtgttccacaaggttctgtcttgggtccactgcttttttctttatatatgttacctctgggtgatattattcataaacattgtattagtttccactgttatgctgatgacacacagttgtatgtttctgcaaaacctgatgagagacaccagcttaatagaattgaggaatgtgtaaaggacattagacactggatgcttattaacttccttctgcttaactctgacaagactgaagtacttgtactaggaccacgtgcagctagaagtaagttttctgattacacagtaactctggatggcctttctgtttcttcacgtgcagcagtaaaagacgtcagagtgattattgaccccagtctttcatttgaaactcacattgataacatcatccggatagctttttttcatctcggaaatattgctaagataagaaatttaatgtcactacatgacgcggaaaaactagttcatgcttttgttacctccaggttggattactgcaatgctttactgtctggatgttccaataagtgcaagcttcagttagttcaaaatgcagcagcaagtgtccttactagaactagaaaatatgaccacatcacccctgtcttatccacactgtactggctcccaatcaaattttgtactgattataaaatactactattgaactttaaagcactgaatggtctcgcaccacagtacctgagtgaacttctggtcctccatgacccaccacgcctacttagatcaaaaggtgcaggctattttctggtacctcgtatagtgaaggctacatcagggggcagagccttttcttacaaagccccacagttatggaacagccttccaagtaatattCGGGAAttggacacagtctcagcgtttaagtctcagctgaaaacacatctgtttagtcaagccttgtgttaatggtgtttatgaggtaaaggtgtaggtctggagggtcctcagacatagagtgttttggtaaactgggatgtatggatgctgtcagtccccattcgcttgctcactcgagtttgttgacggtgtagtggctgctgctttatgtcccggggctccctcatgcctgtgttatcttctggctctccccttttagttatgctgtcatagttagttgccggagtccctgcttgtactcagtgcaatatgtatactgttcctacttattgaggtgacattgggcatacctaacaacctgtgttttctctctctctttctctctctctctccccccccaaaatctgtccttctgagttacatgtcggtcctgggatcgagatgctgacctcttctgctcctcggacctgcctgatccatcctggtgtctggtcggagtctcatttatagatattttaagttcgtttcttagacaaggatattttttaagcttgttacctcgttaacagtttcggtgagaatctcccgccttcttcagaaacagtctcattgcatcgctcctgtggaggacggccccatgtggacagttgaaagtcacacctggaggacgctctggactcttacagtagtgcttttatggctgaggactacagttgacttgctaactttaggactgcagttgtcatgaacagttttgcactcaagtttccatcaatgaagagtttataacatcaacgaaactgacttcatgttaaaactattaatgtAATCGTCagcttgtctgttgttgcccaaatgaggatgggttcccttttgagtctggttcctctcgaggtttcttcctcatgttgtctgagggagtttttctttgccaccgtcgccacaggcttgctcattggggatagattaaattagggataaaattagctcatgttttaaatcattcaaattctgtaaagctgctttgtgacaatgcttaTTGCTAAAAGTGCTaagcaaataaacttgacttgacatgtacAAAGAAGACTGCCTCTGATTTCAGCAAACTCCAGCCTCTATGACTTGTCTGCAGATCTCTGAAGATTGAATAACAATGTGCCCAATTCTTCTTTTAACTCCTCACTCAAATAAATGTGTGTCTGTGTCCATTATCTCCCATAGGACCCAACACTGCATGGAGCAGATGGTATAGGCTGACTGTAGTGTGTGTGACACTGCTGTGTGTTCTCCTGCTGAGTGCTGTCATCGTGCTGTGGATCAAATTCAACAACCTGAATACAGAAAACAACCAGTTACAGACCAGTTACAACAACCTGACTACAGAGAGAGACCAGTTACAGACCAGAAACAGCAATCTGACTTTAGAGAAGGACCAGTTACAGaccagaaacaacaatctgactaTAGAGAGGGACCAGTTACAGaccagaaacaacaatctgactaTAGAGAGGGACCAGTTACagatcagaaacaacaatctgactaTAGAGAGGGACCAGTTACAGaccagaaacaacaatctgactaTAGAGAGGGACCAGTTACAGaccagaaacaacaatctgactaTAGAGAGGGACCAGTTACTGATGGAGAGAGATGAACTATACAAAGTGCTTTTCAAACATGGTAACTGAATATTATACATAAGCTGAATGCTAAAAACTCACATTTACACTCACATCTGAAGCATTATGAATAAATCATGATGTATTGTGTGTTAATATCGATGTAAATATTCTATACAAGGATGGAAAGTTTTCGGATCGAGCATTTACTACATCTCTACTGAAATGAAGGACTGGGCTTGGAGCAGACAGGACTGCACAGAACGAGAATCACACCTGGTGATTATAAACAGAAGTGAAGaacaggtgtgtgagagagagaaagaatacaAATGAGTATCTATATTCATACTATGCTATTATGATTATACCAGTTCATATGTAGAGAGACGTACTTTGATATTGTTCTCTCCATCACAGGAGTTTATCCTGAAATTGGTCGGCAGCAGCAGACGGGCTTGGATTGGTTTGAGTGACACACAAACAGAGGGAGAATGGAAATGGGTGGATGGTACACCACTGACCACTGTGTAAGAGACTTGTATTTATCTGTGTTTATTCCCAAATATCCTCCCATTTTCCAGAGTGCTACTGGTATGAAGCCATCTACtgtacttgcagttattgctcgtGGGAGAGAGGAGACATAGTAGTTATTGCCCGTCACTGAGGTGACATAGACTCGGCCCTAGTGGAAGTCTCTGGCGAGGAGTGCTGATTGCGAGGTCCCATACAATCAAAACTCCCaggcgagtgggggaggggattccctgcgAAGGCTGTgtacagtgtgttagcgtgagcatgtagtctatggtaaatgaatagtgtgttggattagcactaatcccatgttttggaaaaccgaaaatgttgtcttgggcccatcTGGGGTGTCCCCAATCCATATGCAAAGTATGAagtatgtgcgtccagccgtgtcgatttgcatagatgaaaagacagaaagacagcctgcctttagtagtatagatataATCACAGTCATAACGTGACAAAGCAGTATTCTGGCTGATTGATAATTTTATACTACGTTGAACTAAATGCTAAGATAATATATTTCACTTATATATTCTCATCAGAACAGTGGTTGCACACAGTACTGCTATGGTTTATAAGAATCTCAGTAAACACAGGCTAATCAGTTGATTTACGTGTGGAACTGAAGGTAACTGAACACTGATCTGTTCCAAATTCTCTACTTTTCAGATACTGGCTTGATGGGGAACCGAATAATTTAGGTGATGAGGACTGCGCTGAGATTTGGGGTATTTGGGGTATGAAGAGCTGGAACGACTTGCCATGCTCACAAAATGAATTATGGATCTGTGAGAGAAGCTATTTTAGTAATTAGGGAACAGTCCAGTAAAGCATTCACAAATCAAGCTGAATTTATGGAGTGCTtcagttcatttttttttaattatatgtaatgctttaaaaaagAGACAGAAGGCAGCTTTTCATGAATCTGGAAATACAGAAATATAGTTGTAACTGTATTAGCCTCAGCACTGTTCTTGTATTCTCAGGTCCTATCATGTAAAACTAAGGGTGTGTTCACTGAGACTTGTGTtgtgaaacattttgttttctatattgcatttataataattTCTTTTCAAGGACTTGCTTGTTTAAAAAATCTACCTATTTCTACTTCTCACAAATGTAATAGTTTGCTAATTAAGTTTAAATTTAACCACAATTAACagaataacaataataaatataTCTGCAAGCGATAATGTTCACAAGTAGTGCTCCCGGTGTCAATTTTTATATGTGTTGATTCTGATGTGCTCTACAGAATCCATATTAGCAGAGAGTTATGTGTGAGCTAATGAGGTAAGATACAAGGGTATAAGGTCAGAGTTAGAGCCctacactcccgcgggagtcccgcgggacccgacgcaaagcagtgcggcgcgggacaaattttgaaagctcattgcgggcgcgagcgggagggggagtgcacaatgcgggagcgggcgggagaggtgataagctgcagtcccgctaactgcaaacgtgtttaaaataaaatttataaattattaatttatgtctatcatatataatttgtgctggatattttatttggcattaataaaaacattttaagatgcctaaatttgtggatgtggtctaatctcgcgtgcgtttccgattcctttccgctcttccgtgtttgagatctccgatcatggcagaagctcctctagtgaagctcacagtgcttcagaactaagtgctgctttaaaaagaggtacatttaagtagggggcggggcaccatctgtctttaaattatattaatttcttataggcctacttgtatttcctagaatgtaaatgtgaggagtgacatataagctatgtgcaatgtacaatattcttaatatccactgtagattttggtaggtgtgttgggtatctctgtaaagcctcagctgcgcatgccgcctggcaacgcacaccctcgctacgtgcgctaggtgaaggatcggtcagtggagagctcagctaagttcagcatgtttaattccccaagccaatgacaagaactttcgtgagaaataacacgaacgtctgcatcatgcgggatttgcaggcgggagcgggacaaaatatggcaggcgcaggcgggagcgggactgaaaatcataattctttgtgggagcgggcgggagcgggcctgaaaattctgtcccgcgcagacctctagtcagAGTTGAATTTATTGAGCATAATCCAAGAATCACAGTCAGAGCCCATAGTGGCGTCATAGCACAGGTGGACAGCAATAAACCAGAGTACTCCATGAGCACAGACAAGGGTCAAAACCAGTAACTTTGTCATGCAGGAAGCAATAAACAAGAAACAATATAGGCTCGGGATAACTGATGATAGTATCAGAAATCACTGATAGCCTGTTACCATCAATTGCCTTGGTAACAGGTTGGACCACAGGCCCTCCTGTTGAAAGATTGAGCTCTTTCTTCCTGTCATGATAAATGGAGAGGGCTGTTTTTCCATTAATGTGATATAAAGTCAATGTGCGTGCAACTGAAGTATCACTGAATaagtacagtatcagtcaaaactttggacacaccttctaagtcaatgtttttaatttatttgtattaattaagacactttgtgtcttaaagtaatgatggactgtcatttctctttacttatttgagcagttcttgacatacatCACTACacttgtggaatagagctatttccattcatccatccattttctgtagctgcttatcctgtgcagggttgcagaaaagctggagcctatcccagctaactatgggcaagaggcacggTATACCCTGCAcaggtcaccaggtcatcacagggctaacacatagagacaaacaaccattcacactcacattcacacctatggtcaatttagagccaccaattagcctaacctgcatgtctttggactgtgggggaaactggagcacctggaggaaacacacagacacggggagaacgtgtaaactccacacagaaaggccctcattggccgctgggctaaaacccagaaccttcttgctgtgaggcaacagtgctaaccactacaccaccatgccaccctacaaAACTTGCTATTTTTCCAAATTAAAGCTGCAGACACCACATTTTCCAACAGACAATTTAATCATCTAACTTGATAGCTACTGCCATGTTTGGAATCTG
This Neoarius graeffei isolate fNeoGra1 chromosome 3, fNeoGra1.pri, whole genome shotgun sequence DNA region includes the following protein-coding sequences:
- the LOC132883251 gene encoding CD209 antigen-like protein C, producing MEMNLEVYTNPGATAQKTSHSDEGTHENELNLETCSKRNNGDSVNSGPNTAWSRWYRLTVVCVTLLCVLLLSAVIVLWIKFNNLNTENNQLQTSYNNLTTERDQLQTRNSNLTLEKDQLQTRNNNLTIERDQLQTRNNNLTIERDQLQIRNNNLTIERDQLQTRNNNLTIERDQLQTRNNNLTIERDQLLMERDELYKVLFKHGWKVFGSSIYYISTEMKDWAWSRQDCTERESHLVIINRSEEQEFILKLVGSSRRAWIGLSDTQTEGEWKWVDGTPLTTVYWLDGEPNNLGDEDCAEIWGIWGMKSWNDLPCSQNELWICERSYFSN